One Coffea arabica cultivar ET-39 chromosome 5e, Coffea Arabica ET-39 HiFi, whole genome shotgun sequence DNA segment encodes these proteins:
- the LOC113688589 gene encoding protein FATTY ACID EXPORT 5-like has product MHDFCFTIPYGLILVAGGIVGYARKGSTASLAGGLGTGLVLLLAGYLSLQAFHKRKNSYLALILETACAAVLAWVMVHRYLQTSKIMPAGVVAGISAVMTVFYLYKIITGGNHFPTKSE; this is encoded by the exons ATGCATGACTTTTGCTTTACGATTCCGTATGGCCTGATTCTTGTTGCTGGTGGCATCGTCGGATATGCCAGGAAGGGAAGCACAGCTTCACTGGCTGGGGGTCTTGGCACGGGATTAGTCCTCCTCTTAGCTGGTTATCTGAGCCTCCAAGCTTTCCATAAGCGCAAGAACTCTTATCTTGCCTTGATTCTTGAAACTG CTTGTGCTGCTGTACTTGCATGGGTCATGGTACACCGCTACCTGCAAACTTCAAAGATAATGCCTGCAGGTGTTGTTGCTGGGATCAG CGCGGTTATGACTGTATTTTATCTCTACAAAATTATCACTGGTGGAAACCATTTCCCCACAAAGAGCGAGTGA
- the LOC113688587 gene encoding uncharacterized protein, whose protein sequence is MQVHFQIRTWPLRRLHLLYFLLNPSQIRSSYIQGTLTSTAAMATKSGSSKRPMCPICSKPARICLCTRLKAPSLENSVAVTILQHSLEKKHPLNSTRIASLGLRNLTVVSVSDVNFEGRFVLDFSYPDSKTGSSHWDTNITDFGGKGNGKRKWDSVQWPIQCNGSEKGSHFVKLTERPEEKRTNLADSDEDFSKRNDFGCVTASNSESLITEYVSGPAFSPTEAVSGCSGDAVVAFTIEKYGAIASLCNQMQKQNKFDQLLASQIAGNDLGKGFSVVKFQRKQLHGIDEYEEFQEFEIKVPPGSVLLFPSERAVRIEAINFEVKNLIVLDGTWAKAKRMYSENPWLKLLPHLKLDLDELSLYSEVRHQPKTDCLSTIESIVYALKALGEDPEKLDGLLEVFKSMVGDQRQCKDERLSKISVKPSQS, encoded by the coding sequence ATGCAGGTTCATTTTCAGATCCGAACCTGGCCACTACGGAGGCTACATCTACTTTATTTTCTTCTCAACCCGTCACAAATTCGTTCAAGCTACATTCAGGGAACCCTAACCTCAACTGCAGCAATGGCGACTAAATCGGGTTCTTCAAAGAGACCCATGTGCCCGATATGCTCCAAGCCCGCCCGAATTTGCCTCTGTACCCGATTAAAAGCCCCCAGTCTCGAGAACTCTGTCGCCGTCACAATCCTCCAACACAGCCTAGAGAAAAAGCACCCCCTGAATTCTACAAGAATAGCCTCCCTTGGCCTAAGAAATCTCACCGTAGTTTCAGTATCTGATGTCAATTTTGAAGGCCGGTTCGTCTTGGACTTCAGCTATCCGGATTCTAAAACGGGTTCGAGTCATTGGGATACGAATATCACTGATTTTGGAGGAAAAGGAAATGGTAAAAGAAAGTGGGATTCTGTTCAGTGGCCTATTCAATGTAATGGATCAGAGAAAGGTTCTCATTTCGTGAAGTTAACGGAAAGGCCAGAAGAGAAAAGGACTAATCTTGCTGACTCTGATGAGGATTTTAGTAAAAGAAATGATTTTGGTTGTGTTACAGCTTCCAATAGTGAATCTTTAATCACTGAATATGTTTCAGGACCAGCTTTTAGTCCAACTGAAGCAGTTTCTGGATGTTCAGGAGATGCTGTTGTTGCTTTTACTATTGAGAAGTACGGCGCTATTGCATCTTTATGTAACCAAATGCAGAAACAGAACAAGTTTGATCAGCTATTGGCTTCTCAAATAGCTGGTAATGATTTAGGAAAAGGGTTCAGTGTAGTTAAGTTTCAGAGAAAGCAGTTGCATGGAATTGATGAATACGAGGAGTTTCAGGAGTTTGAAATCAAAGTTCCCCCCGGATCCGTATTGCTTTTTCCTAGTGAAAGAGCAGTGAGGATTGAGGCTATTAATTTCGAGGTGAAGAACTTGATTGTGTTGGATGGAACATGGGCTAAGGCCAAGAGAATGTACAGCGAGAATCCTTGGTTGAAGCTTTTGCCTCATTTGAAATTGGATTTAGATGAGCTGAGCTTGTATAGTGAAGTGAGGCATCAGCCAAAGACCGATTGTCTGTCGACTATTGAGAGCATTGTATATGCACTCAAGGCTTTGGGCGAAGACCCTGAGAAATTGGATGGTCTGCTAGAGGTCTTTAAATCCATGGTCGGAGATCAGAGGCAATGCAAAGATGAAAGATTGAGCAAAATCTCTGTAAAGCCTTCACAATCTTGA